From the Cyanobacteriota bacterium genome, the window ACCACAGAATTTGCCCACCTGTTGCTACCCGCTACCCAATGGAGTGAAAAAACGGGCACCATGACCAACTCCGAGCGCCGGGTCACCCTTTGTCCTGCCTTTCAGCCCCCTAAAGGGGAAGCAAAAGAAGACTGGGCAATCTTTGCTGAAGTCGGTCGCCGTCTGGGATTCTCAGCCCAGTTTCCCTTTACCACGGCTGCTGAGGTTCATGCTGAGTTTGTCCAGCTCACTGCTGGTCGTCCCTGTGACATGTCTGGTATTAGCTACGATCGCCTCCGCCAGTGTGGCCCGCTACAGTGGCCTCTGCCAGCGCAGGTGATTGGTGATAGGTGTGGGGTGTCAGAAGCAGTCGTTGCTCCCCATTTTCCATCTGACACCTGTAAACGCCTCTACACCGACCTGAACTTTCCTACCCCCGATGGGCGGGCACGGTTCGTAGGCTACCATGCTAAGGGTTTGGCAGAGCCACCCGACCAAGACTACCCCTACATCCTCACCAATGGCAGGTTGTACGGTCACTGGCACACCCAAACCCGCACTGGACGAGTGGAAAAAACCCGCCAGATGCACAGCCATCCCTTTATTGAAATCCATCCCCGTGATGCTGAAGCTCTGGGGATTACGACAGGGATGCTTGTGGAGGTGCGATCGCGGCGGGGCCGGGGACAGTTTCCAGCCCTGATTACCACTGCCATCACCCCTGGAACTGTCTTTGTACCCATGCACTGGGGGTCTCTCTGGGCAGACGGAGCCGAAGCCAATGCCCTTACCCATCCAGCAGCTTGCCCCGACTCTGGCCAACCCGAACTCAAAGCCTGCGCTGTCCAATTGCGTGCTATGGAGCCTCCTGGTAAGGGTGAGGCGGGCTAGGGAGTTGCCCATCATCTGAGGTTAGCCACCATCCCAGCAAAACCTCGACATCCCCTCACCCGTCGGTTAGATTAGGAACCAGTAGACCCTACCCACCCGATGTCCAACCCAGACCCAACTACAGAGCAATAGCATGTCTCTGGCGGCAAGGCAGAGCAAAATCAGTTCACGGACAACAAGGCACCGATTAGCAAAGACAACCAGCCCTGTTACGGGCGTGCTCTGGCTATCTGGGAGCAGTGGTTGGAGGCTGACCATCCCCACACCGTTACTGGACGAGAGAATTTAGCCCTGCTCTACGATGCAATGGCAGCTTTGTCTAAGTTGCAAGGACGTTATGACAAGGCTATTGAGTACTTGGAAAAAGCCCATCGCCTTGCGTCTCAAGTTGTGCCGCCGCTAGCTTAGGATAGCAACATTAGCCTGGAGGAGTAACTGTTATTCCAACCTCACAGCAAACGTCGCTCTGTTTTCTGCTCTGCCAATCGTTGACTAGCTTCTACCTATCGGTTGACTTAGGGCGATTTGACCAATGCAACCAGCGCATTGTCATCCTAGCCGGAGACGATATTCAGATTGTCATCTTTCCCACCGGGTATTTCCCACCGGGTATTGGAGATTTGAGCTATGAATCCTGACTTTGCTGCCATGATCCGCCAAGAACACGCACCTATGTGCTCAATCACCGCCACGATGAAGCAGCATTTCGTGCGTATGTGGATCGATCGGACGCTGAAGCACGATGGGTGGAAATGCTCTCTGTGCAATCGATCCTAGACTTACAGCAGTGTCTTGAATTTTTGCAACGGCTGACGCGCCATGCCCTCACTGCCAGCGACGATCGTGCTGCATGGGGGAATGCAGACCTCAAAACAGCAACTAGCCTCAGTGATTTGGCGCGGCTGTACGAAGTCGGGTAGGGGCGCACGGCTGTGCGCCCCTACAATC encodes:
- a CDS encoding tetratricopeptide repeat protein, which encodes MSKDNQPCYGRALAIWEQWLEADHPHTVTGRENLALLYDAMAALSKLQGRYDKAIEYLEKAHRLASQVVPPLA
- a CDS encoding molybdopterin oxidoreductase family protein codes for the protein TTEFAHLLLPATQWSEKTGTMTNSERRVTLCPAFQPPKGEAKEDWAIFAEVGRRLGFSAQFPFTTAAEVHAEFVQLTAGRPCDMSGISYDRLRQCGPLQWPLPAQVIGDRCGVSEAVVAPHFPSDTCKRLYTDLNFPTPDGRARFVGYHAKGLAEPPDQDYPYILTNGRLYGHWHTQTRTGRVEKTRQMHSHPFIEIHPRDAEALGITTGMLVEVRSRRGRGQFPALITTAITPGTVFVPMHWGSLWADGAEANALTHPAACPDSGQPELKACAVQLRAMEPPGKGEAG